The window TGACCGGGTGGGAGGAATACAGTGTCATCACTGCAACAGAGTCTTTGTTTAAGATTCAGCACACTGATGTGCCTCTCTCTTACTATACTGGAATTCTTGGTATGTTGCTATATATTGGCTATTGCTATTTTCCTTGCCTttggatttattttttttaattttgttctccCACAAGCAGCCATCTCAAGGTCTCTATCTTCTATGATGGTAATTGAAAATAGCGAGCTAAGGAACCTGAACTTCCCAAGGGCCTAACACGTTGGATGAAATTCGTGAATCATTTTTGTATGTCATGGATTGTATTGAATTCTTGTTGCATGTTTGAGTACCGTAGTTTCATTGGACTATTCTCATGCTAAATTCAGGAGTGAATAGATTGTGTCGTAataatctttttattaaaagtaGCATTTCCTCATGGAAGGATTCTGTATGGTTGTATATGTCCCTAGTTGTGATCTGCCTCCACTACAGTGACCTCTATTATACTACTTGAAGTGAACTGATTTGTTAATTCTCAAATCTCCTTGTAAACTAGATCTTTACAAACCGATGTCccattttcttttcataattagtAATTTGATTTGGAAGTACAGAAATTATTTAGCATAACGTAATTCTACTTCAATTGGTCATATGGATCTGTAGCATTGTTCTCAGATTGAATGCAATTGTTGAAGCGATCCATCCTAATTAATTCACCCAAATATTCAGTTATATGGCTTTGTAATGCATGATATATGTACTTGATGCTCAATGCTCATCAATGTATTCATTTTATGTAGGTATGCCTGGAATGACTGCTTATGTTGGGTTTTATGAGATCTGCAATCCTAAGAAGGGAGAGACAGTCTTCGTTTCAGCAGCATCTGGAGCAGTAGGTCAGCTTGTTGGCCAATTTGCAAAGTTGTTGGGTTGCTATGTTGTTGGAAGCGCTGGAAGCAAAGAAAAGGTGAGTTATGGTCGATTCCAATTATATCTTAGTTGGCATTTCTGTGATTGCAACTCCATTGGATGATTATCCTTGGTTTAGAAACACGAGTTAGTGATGTGTGCCAAATTTGTTACCGGAAACGTTTTGACTAATAGAAAACAGGAAAATAAGAGAGAACATGTTGGAAAGTAAAGATATTGGTGACCCTTTATCTTCATAATCAAGTCAGTAAAATTCAGCTTTAAGCTGCTGCCTCATCTGGTTGGCAAAATGTTCATATCATATGAAATCGTAAGCATTGCAACTTAGAAAATCGCACAGAATGTGCGTGTATGAGCTTTTCTGTTCTCATTCTACAATTTACGTATTGCAAATGACTATTTTATACCCATTCTTGGCATATTTTAATAGTATTGTATCATTTCCGAGTTTAGGTTGATCTGCTGAAGAACAAGTTTGGGTTTGACAACGCTTTCAATTATAAAGAAGAACCTGATTTGGATGCAGCTTTAAAAAGGTCAGTTGATCAGAAACAAACTATTATTTTAAAGCTTTAACTTATGTCTTAATTACAAGGGGAAAGTCCAATAAAAGGCATTAGCAATCTCTAACATCATCATGATTTAGTGATTTAGCCGCCAATCCTAAAACAGAGAAAGAGTAAATTGAAATGTGCAACAGTGTGAGCATGTGGCTGTTGACGAGAAACTCATGTCTTTGTCCTCTTTGTAGATATGTTCCATGGTTTTCGGTGTTTGCTTAGTCTAAATGTGTGATTTTCTCACCAGGTACTTTCCTGAAGGCATTGACATATACTTTGAAAACGTTGGGGGGAAAATGCTTGATGCGGTGCTACAGAACATGAGGGTCCATGGCCGGATTGCAGTTTGTGGGTTGATATCGCAGTACAACCTTGACGAGCCTGAAGGTTGTCGCAATTTAATGTATCTGATCATTAAACAGGTTCGCATGCAAGGTTTCCTGGTTTTTAGTTACTACCATCTTTACGAGAAGTTTCTTGAAATGGTTCTGCCGGCGATAAAAGAAGGGAAGATAACGTATGTGGAAGACGTGGTGGAAGGACTTGAGAGCGCTCCAGCCGCTCTGATAGGGCTCTATGCCGGCCGCAATGTAGGAAAGCAGGTGGTTGTAGTTTCCTGTGAATGATTTCATCAGGCTCTCCATGCGTCCGAAATATCACCCTTTACCCATACGGTGTAATCGTCTCGTGTGAAATGCAAATGCTTTGACATTTATCCCCACGAGAACTGTGCtataaataaatgtgttttgACTTCCTTAATGATATCAAGTACTAAGTTTGGTAGATCTTTCAATTGTGTAAgagcttttattttttattttttattttttttaaataaatgatattatctacagtaAATGGAAGGGGTAGCTTTACAAtatgctagtaataatgtggttcaaatttacttttgacgagaatcgaacttaacaCCTTTTATTTATAAGCGAAAGAAAATACTACTAGATCTTAATTCTAAGTGGCATGTTAAACGAACattgacttttcttttttcttttttctttttagcaaaCGGACCCTCCTTGTCAAAATATTGAACGAGCAAACAAGTAGGAAAGGATAACTTAATTTGTCCTAATCTCACACGTGTAAAGAATATAGACACACAGTAGCTTTCGGCTAAAGGACGTATTACGACAATTCTTGCATAGTACATTTTCATGTATGTTATGGTTTAAGTAGTTTTGTAGAGAAGTCTAGGTCAAAAACCACCGGCAAAAAAACACTTGtcatttagttttaattattgaaatttaatgAATTCTCTTTTCCGAATCTCATTGGGTTCTTTGATACAACACGTAAACACTTTAATTTTCATGATTATTTTATGATCCTATTCTTTCTTTTtactcttttaactttttattacgATCCATTTTCTTGTTTGACAAAAGGTTCATTTATATACAATAATCGGATTGTAGCGGGTATAGTTTAGTGGTAAAAGTGTGATTTATTCTATAATCCTTTATATAGTTAAGGGGTCTTTCTATGACATTGCATACTTTAAGAGCATTTTTATAGAAGACGTcgaattcaaaatttcaaaattttaatttgatagaaaaggtgtatcgtttgaagaaggctttgtatggcctcaagcaagcaccacgagcttggaactcaaggattgataactaccttcaccaaaatggatttcagaaatgtccatacgagcattcagtttacatgaagaatggtgcaaaaggggagttcttaattatttgtctctatgtagatgacttgttgtttacaggaaacaatgaagcaatgttctgtgagttcaagcaatccatgttcagtgaattcgagatgactgacaacggattaatgtcatactttcttggcatagaagtgaagcaaggaagtgacggtatctacatctctcaacaaaagtacatgagagatatattggagaaattcaatatggacaagtgcaatattgtcaacactccagttgcaactggattgaagctgtccaaggaaggagaaggtgagtttgtaaactcaaccgtgtacaaaagcttggttggaagcctaaggtaccttacaatcacaagacctgatatagtttatggtgttggactcgtgagtcgatacatggaaacaccaagggagtctcattggctggccgccaagagaattttgaggtacataagaggtactctaaactatggtctattttataattttggtgaagatgcaaaattatttggttattcagatagtgattggggaggtgaccaagatgaaaggaaaagcacaactggctatgtgttttttctaggatcaacaactttctcatggacttcaaagaagcaatcaattgttgctttgtcatcatgtgaagccgagtatgttgttgtagcctcaaccgtgtgtgaggcaatttggttaagaaatctgttgaagtcagtgtgtcatccacaagtggaatcgtctgtgattcatgtggataacatgtctgcaatcaaacttgcaaagaatccagttcaacatggaaggagtaAGCACATTGAtaaggttccattttctaagggaccatgtgaagcaaaagacaattgagctTGTCTATTGTCACACGAAGGAACAAGTGGCATACATCTTCACTAAGCCATTACCAGTTGAATCATTCCGGCTGTTACGTGAAATGCTAGGCaagaaggcgttttgatttgagggggcgtgttggaaattcaaataaaaacaggctgtaaaaggttgcttctagctgt of the Pyrus communis chromosome 1, drPyrComm1.1, whole genome shotgun sequence genome contains:
- the LOC137740543 gene encoding 2-alkenal reductase (NADP(+)-dependent)-like encodes the protein MAASTEGVISNKQVILKDYVTGFPKESDTQLTTATTKLKLPEGSKGVLVKNLYLSCDPYMRSRMTKREPGASYVDSFNAGSPIVGYGVAKVLESGDPKFKKGDLIWGMTGWEEYSVITATESLFKIQHTDVPLSYYTGILGMPGMTAYVGFYEICNPKKGETVFVSAASGAVGQLVGQFAKLLGCYVVGSAGSKEKVDLLKNKFGFDNAFNYKEEPDLDAALKRYFPEGIDIYFENVGGKMLDAVLQNMRVHGRIAVCGLISQYNLDEPEGCRNLMYLIIKQVRMQGFLVFSYYHLYEKFLEMVLPAIKEGKITYVEDVVEGLESAPAALIGLYAGRNVGKQVVVVSCE